The Populus trichocarpa isolate Nisqually-1 chromosome 2, P.trichocarpa_v4.1, whole genome shotgun sequence genome has a window encoding:
- the LOC7460442 gene encoding uncharacterized protein LOC7460442 isoform X1 has product MMKSRFRATLLPLFTAGEYGLNPLTKSSTLLDRCFAARPFASFQLERIESLTRSTHSCAGEEDDFSELGLPVEQSVGTFPMLMTEKPETFKKQRSISTKKPSSLPPESIEKLTGTASKQNNCASKKQNSVSTKKASSLPSESIRNLVNTFSKQNNCASTPHLKPENNTDASCSKLAKKNASNFKSSTSVTIENVPSLLHLRRLKEAVSTYGKISNASMRAVPNGLDCCDIEFESVESRNRAVSVGRITLENFNLPILPLHVLHIVSLRISNVSSETDDSLIRSLCMSCGPLEGMVRDKDIVDASFSIRGKSDTEKIQKRLNQTIVDACKWSACLQTVMPTAVVTNNDNNAELHLGLEVSGKIHELKSQISLTQVLAEDLEYLYHALLHLQSHPSTGNKH; this is encoded by the exons ATGATGAAGAGTAGATTCCGAGCTACTCTACTCCCTTTATTCACTG cAGGTGAATACGGCTTAAATCCTCTAACAAAAAGCTCCACTTTGCTTGACAG ATGTTTTGCTGCTCGACCATTCGCCAGTTTTCAGTTAGAGAGGATTGAAAGTCTGACTAGGTCTACACACAGCTGTGCTGGTGAAGAAGATGATTTCTCAGAGTTGGGCCTGCCTGTGGAACAAAGTGTTGGTACATTTCCCATGTTGATGACAGAGAAACCTGAAACTTTCAAG AAGCAGAGAAGTATCAGTACCAAAAAACCTTCATCTTTGCCACCAGAAAGCATCGAGAAGTTGACGGGCACAGCCTCAAAACAGAATAACTGTGCTTCCAAG AAGCAGAATAGTGTCAGTACCAAAAAAGCTTCATCTTTGCCATCAGAAAGCATCAGGAATTTGGTGAACACATTCTCGAAACAGAATAATTGCGCTTCAACTCCACATCTCAAACCTGAGAACAACACTGATGCCTCTTGTTCTAAACTTGCTAAGAAAAATGCATCCAACTTCAAAAGTTCTACATCAGTTACTATTGAGAATGTACCTTCTCTTCTCCATCTTCGCCGGTTGAAAGAGGCAGTGTCAACTTATGGGAAGATCTCAAATGCTTCCATGAGGGCTGTTCCAAATGGACTCGACTGTTGTGATATTGAATTTGAG agtGTGGAATCAAGGAATAGAGCAGTGTCAGTTGGTAGGATTACATTGGAGAACTTCAACCTTCCAATTCTTCCTCTACATGTCCTACATATTGTTTCATTAAGAATTAGTAACGTTAGCTCAGAAACTGATGATTCTTTGATTCGCTCGTTGTGCATGTCATGTGGTCCTTTGGAGGGGATGGTGAGGGATAAAGATATCGTGGATGCCTCATTTAGCATAAGGGGCAAATCAGACACAGAGAAGATACAAAAAAG GTTGAACCAAACAATTGTGGATGCCTGCAAATGGTCAGCTTGTTTGCAAACTGTAATGCCCACTGCTGTGGTCACAAACAACGACAACAATGCTGAACTGCACTTGGGGTTGGAGGTTAGCGGTAAAATACACGAGTTGAAGAGTCAAATTTCACTGACACAAGTGCTTGCAGAAGACCTTGAGTATCTGTATCATGCGCTACTGCACCTTCAAAGTCATCCGAGCACCGGCAATAAACACTAA
- the LOC7460442 gene encoding uncharacterized protein LOC7460442 isoform X7 produces MMKSRFRATLLPLFTAGEYGLNPLTKSSTLLDRCFAARPFASFQLERIESLTRSTHSCAGEEDDFSELGLPVEQSVGTFPMLMTEKPETFKQRSISTKKPSSLPPESIEKLTGTASKQNNCASKQNSVSTKKASSLPSESIRNLVNTFSKQNNCASTPHLKPENNTDASCSKLAKKNASNFKSSTSVTIENVPSLLHLRRLKEAVSTYGKISNASMRAVPNGLDCCDIEFESVESRNRAVSVGRITLENFNLPILPLHVLHIVSLRISNVSSETDDSLIRSLCMSCGPLEGMVRDKDIVDASFSIRGKSDTEKIQKRLNQTIVDACKWSACLQTVMPTAVVTNNDNNAELHLGLEVSGKIHELKSQISLTQVLAEDLEYLYHALLHLQSHPSTGNKH; encoded by the exons ATGATGAAGAGTAGATTCCGAGCTACTCTACTCCCTTTATTCACTG cAGGTGAATACGGCTTAAATCCTCTAACAAAAAGCTCCACTTTGCTTGACAG ATGTTTTGCTGCTCGACCATTCGCCAGTTTTCAGTTAGAGAGGATTGAAAGTCTGACTAGGTCTACACACAGCTGTGCTGGTGAAGAAGATGATTTCTCAGAGTTGGGCCTGCCTGTGGAACAAAGTGTTGGTACATTTCCCATGTTGATGACAGAGAAACCTGAAACTTTCAAG CAGAGAAGTATCAGTACCAAAAAACCTTCATCTTTGCCACCAGAAAGCATCGAGAAGTTGACGGGCACAGCCTCAAAACAGAATAACTGTGCTTCCAAG CAGAATAGTGTCAGTACCAAAAAAGCTTCATCTTTGCCATCAGAAAGCATCAGGAATTTGGTGAACACATTCTCGAAACAGAATAATTGCGCTTCAACTCCACATCTCAAACCTGAGAACAACACTGATGCCTCTTGTTCTAAACTTGCTAAGAAAAATGCATCCAACTTCAAAAGTTCTACATCAGTTACTATTGAGAATGTACCTTCTCTTCTCCATCTTCGCCGGTTGAAAGAGGCAGTGTCAACTTATGGGAAGATCTCAAATGCTTCCATGAGGGCTGTTCCAAATGGACTCGACTGTTGTGATATTGAATTTGAG agtGTGGAATCAAGGAATAGAGCAGTGTCAGTTGGTAGGATTACATTGGAGAACTTCAACCTTCCAATTCTTCCTCTACATGTCCTACATATTGTTTCATTAAGAATTAGTAACGTTAGCTCAGAAACTGATGATTCTTTGATTCGCTCGTTGTGCATGTCATGTGGTCCTTTGGAGGGGATGGTGAGGGATAAAGATATCGTGGATGCCTCATTTAGCATAAGGGGCAAATCAGACACAGAGAAGATACAAAAAAG GTTGAACCAAACAATTGTGGATGCCTGCAAATGGTCAGCTTGTTTGCAAACTGTAATGCCCACTGCTGTGGTCACAAACAACGACAACAATGCTGAACTGCACTTGGGGTTGGAGGTTAGCGGTAAAATACACGAGTTGAAGAGTCAAATTTCACTGACACAAGTGCTTGCAGAAGACCTTGAGTATCTGTATCATGCGCTACTGCACCTTCAAAGTCATCCGAGCACCGGCAATAAACACTAA
- the LOC7460442 gene encoding uncharacterized protein LOC7460442 isoform X12, which yields MMKSRFRATLLPLFTAGEYGLNPLTKSSTLLDSCAGEEDDFSELGLPVEQSVGTFPMLMTEKPETFKKQRSISTKKPSSLPPESIEKLTGTASKQNNCASKKQNSVSTKKASSLPSESIRNLVNTFSKQNNCASTPHLKPENNTDASCSKLAKKNASNFKSSTSVTIENVPSLLHLRRLKEAVSTYGKISNASMRAVPNGLDCCDIEFESVESRNRAVSVGRITLENFNLPILPLHVLHIVSLRISNVSSETDDSLIRSLCMSCGPLEGMVRDKDIVDASFSIRGKSDTEKIQKRLNQTIVDACKWSACLQTVMPTAVVTNNDNNAELHLGLEVSGKIHELKSQISLTQVLAEDLEYLYHALLHLQSHPSTGNKH from the exons ATGATGAAGAGTAGATTCCGAGCTACTCTACTCCCTTTATTCACTG cAGGTGAATACGGCTTAAATCCTCTAACAAAAAGCTCCACTTTGCTTGACAG CTGTGCTGGTGAAGAAGATGATTTCTCAGAGTTGGGCCTGCCTGTGGAACAAAGTGTTGGTACATTTCCCATGTTGATGACAGAGAAACCTGAAACTTTCAAG AAGCAGAGAAGTATCAGTACCAAAAAACCTTCATCTTTGCCACCAGAAAGCATCGAGAAGTTGACGGGCACAGCCTCAAAACAGAATAACTGTGCTTCCAAG AAGCAGAATAGTGTCAGTACCAAAAAAGCTTCATCTTTGCCATCAGAAAGCATCAGGAATTTGGTGAACACATTCTCGAAACAGAATAATTGCGCTTCAACTCCACATCTCAAACCTGAGAACAACACTGATGCCTCTTGTTCTAAACTTGCTAAGAAAAATGCATCCAACTTCAAAAGTTCTACATCAGTTACTATTGAGAATGTACCTTCTCTTCTCCATCTTCGCCGGTTGAAAGAGGCAGTGTCAACTTATGGGAAGATCTCAAATGCTTCCATGAGGGCTGTTCCAAATGGACTCGACTGTTGTGATATTGAATTTGAG agtGTGGAATCAAGGAATAGAGCAGTGTCAGTTGGTAGGATTACATTGGAGAACTTCAACCTTCCAATTCTTCCTCTACATGTCCTACATATTGTTTCATTAAGAATTAGTAACGTTAGCTCAGAAACTGATGATTCTTTGATTCGCTCGTTGTGCATGTCATGTGGTCCTTTGGAGGGGATGGTGAGGGATAAAGATATCGTGGATGCCTCATTTAGCATAAGGGGCAAATCAGACACAGAGAAGATACAAAAAAG GTTGAACCAAACAATTGTGGATGCCTGCAAATGGTCAGCTTGTTTGCAAACTGTAATGCCCACTGCTGTGGTCACAAACAACGACAACAATGCTGAACTGCACTTGGGGTTGGAGGTTAGCGGTAAAATACACGAGTTGAAGAGTCAAATTTCACTGACACAAGTGCTTGCAGAAGACCTTGAGTATCTGTATCATGCGCTACTGCACCTTCAAAGTCATCCGAGCACCGGCAATAAACACTAA
- the LOC7460442 gene encoding uncharacterized protein LOC7460442 isoform X13: MMKSRFRATLLPLFTGEYGLNPLTKSSTLLDSCAGEEDDFSELGLPVEQSVGTFPMLMTEKPETFKKQRSISTKKPSSLPPESIEKLTGTASKQNNCASKKQNSVSTKKASSLPSESIRNLVNTFSKQNNCASTPHLKPENNTDASCSKLAKKNASNFKSSTSVTIENVPSLLHLRRLKEAVSTYGKISNASMRAVPNGLDCCDIEFESVESRNRAVSVGRITLENFNLPILPLHVLHIVSLRISNVSSETDDSLIRSLCMSCGPLEGMVRDKDIVDASFSIRGKSDTEKIQKRLNQTIVDACKWSACLQTVMPTAVVTNNDNNAELHLGLEVSGKIHELKSQISLTQVLAEDLEYLYHALLHLQSHPSTGNKH; this comes from the exons ATGATGAAGAGTAGATTCCGAGCTACTCTACTCCCTTTATTCACTG GTGAATACGGCTTAAATCCTCTAACAAAAAGCTCCACTTTGCTTGACAG CTGTGCTGGTGAAGAAGATGATTTCTCAGAGTTGGGCCTGCCTGTGGAACAAAGTGTTGGTACATTTCCCATGTTGATGACAGAGAAACCTGAAACTTTCAAG AAGCAGAGAAGTATCAGTACCAAAAAACCTTCATCTTTGCCACCAGAAAGCATCGAGAAGTTGACGGGCACAGCCTCAAAACAGAATAACTGTGCTTCCAAG AAGCAGAATAGTGTCAGTACCAAAAAAGCTTCATCTTTGCCATCAGAAAGCATCAGGAATTTGGTGAACACATTCTCGAAACAGAATAATTGCGCTTCAACTCCACATCTCAAACCTGAGAACAACACTGATGCCTCTTGTTCTAAACTTGCTAAGAAAAATGCATCCAACTTCAAAAGTTCTACATCAGTTACTATTGAGAATGTACCTTCTCTTCTCCATCTTCGCCGGTTGAAAGAGGCAGTGTCAACTTATGGGAAGATCTCAAATGCTTCCATGAGGGCTGTTCCAAATGGACTCGACTGTTGTGATATTGAATTTGAG agtGTGGAATCAAGGAATAGAGCAGTGTCAGTTGGTAGGATTACATTGGAGAACTTCAACCTTCCAATTCTTCCTCTACATGTCCTACATATTGTTTCATTAAGAATTAGTAACGTTAGCTCAGAAACTGATGATTCTTTGATTCGCTCGTTGTGCATGTCATGTGGTCCTTTGGAGGGGATGGTGAGGGATAAAGATATCGTGGATGCCTCATTTAGCATAAGGGGCAAATCAGACACAGAGAAGATACAAAAAAG GTTGAACCAAACAATTGTGGATGCCTGCAAATGGTCAGCTTGTTTGCAAACTGTAATGCCCACTGCTGTGGTCACAAACAACGACAACAATGCTGAACTGCACTTGGGGTTGGAGGTTAGCGGTAAAATACACGAGTTGAAGAGTCAAATTTCACTGACACAAGTGCTTGCAGAAGACCTTGAGTATCTGTATCATGCGCTACTGCACCTTCAAAGTCATCCGAGCACCGGCAATAAACACTAA
- the LOC7460442 gene encoding uncharacterized protein LOC7460442 isoform X14: protein MMKSRFRATLLPLFTAGEYGLNPLTKSSTLLDSCAGEEDDFSELGLPVEQSVGTFPMLMTEKPETFKQRSISTKKPSSLPPESIEKLTGTASKQNNCASKKQNSVSTKKASSLPSESIRNLVNTFSKQNNCASTPHLKPENNTDASCSKLAKKNASNFKSSTSVTIENVPSLLHLRRLKEAVSTYGKISNASMRAVPNGLDCCDIEFESVESRNRAVSVGRITLENFNLPILPLHVLHIVSLRISNVSSETDDSLIRSLCMSCGPLEGMVRDKDIVDASFSIRGKSDTEKIQKRLNQTIVDACKWSACLQTVMPTAVVTNNDNNAELHLGLEVSGKIHELKSQISLTQVLAEDLEYLYHALLHLQSHPSTGNKH, encoded by the exons ATGATGAAGAGTAGATTCCGAGCTACTCTACTCCCTTTATTCACTG cAGGTGAATACGGCTTAAATCCTCTAACAAAAAGCTCCACTTTGCTTGACAG CTGTGCTGGTGAAGAAGATGATTTCTCAGAGTTGGGCCTGCCTGTGGAACAAAGTGTTGGTACATTTCCCATGTTGATGACAGAGAAACCTGAAACTTTCAAG CAGAGAAGTATCAGTACCAAAAAACCTTCATCTTTGCCACCAGAAAGCATCGAGAAGTTGACGGGCACAGCCTCAAAACAGAATAACTGTGCTTCCAAG AAGCAGAATAGTGTCAGTACCAAAAAAGCTTCATCTTTGCCATCAGAAAGCATCAGGAATTTGGTGAACACATTCTCGAAACAGAATAATTGCGCTTCAACTCCACATCTCAAACCTGAGAACAACACTGATGCCTCTTGTTCTAAACTTGCTAAGAAAAATGCATCCAACTTCAAAAGTTCTACATCAGTTACTATTGAGAATGTACCTTCTCTTCTCCATCTTCGCCGGTTGAAAGAGGCAGTGTCAACTTATGGGAAGATCTCAAATGCTTCCATGAGGGCTGTTCCAAATGGACTCGACTGTTGTGATATTGAATTTGAG agtGTGGAATCAAGGAATAGAGCAGTGTCAGTTGGTAGGATTACATTGGAGAACTTCAACCTTCCAATTCTTCCTCTACATGTCCTACATATTGTTTCATTAAGAATTAGTAACGTTAGCTCAGAAACTGATGATTCTTTGATTCGCTCGTTGTGCATGTCATGTGGTCCTTTGGAGGGGATGGTGAGGGATAAAGATATCGTGGATGCCTCATTTAGCATAAGGGGCAAATCAGACACAGAGAAGATACAAAAAAG GTTGAACCAAACAATTGTGGATGCCTGCAAATGGTCAGCTTGTTTGCAAACTGTAATGCCCACTGCTGTGGTCACAAACAACGACAACAATGCTGAACTGCACTTGGGGTTGGAGGTTAGCGGTAAAATACACGAGTTGAAGAGTCAAATTTCACTGACACAAGTGCTTGCAGAAGACCTTGAGTATCTGTATCATGCGCTACTGCACCTTCAAAGTCATCCGAGCACCGGCAATAAACACTAA
- the LOC7460442 gene encoding uncharacterized protein LOC7460442 isoform X5, translating to MMKSRFRATLLPLFTAGEYGLNPLTKSSTLLDRCFAARPFASFQLERIESLTRSTHSCAGEEDDFSELGLPVEQSVGTFPMLMTEKPETFKRSISTKKPSSLPPESIEKLTGTASKQNNCASKKQNSVSTKKASSLPSESIRNLVNTFSKQNNCASTPHLKPENNTDASCSKLAKKNASNFKSSTSVTIENVPSLLHLRRLKEAVSTYGKISNASMRAVPNGLDCCDIEFESVESRNRAVSVGRITLENFNLPILPLHVLHIVSLRISNVSSETDDSLIRSLCMSCGPLEGMVRDKDIVDASFSIRGKSDTEKIQKRLNQTIVDACKWSACLQTVMPTAVVTNNDNNAELHLGLEVSGKIHELKSQISLTQVLAEDLEYLYHALLHLQSHPSTGNKH from the exons ATGATGAAGAGTAGATTCCGAGCTACTCTACTCCCTTTATTCACTG cAGGTGAATACGGCTTAAATCCTCTAACAAAAAGCTCCACTTTGCTTGACAG ATGTTTTGCTGCTCGACCATTCGCCAGTTTTCAGTTAGAGAGGATTGAAAGTCTGACTAGGTCTACACACAGCTGTGCTGGTGAAGAAGATGATTTCTCAGAGTTGGGCCTGCCTGTGGAACAAAGTGTTGGTACATTTCCCATGTTGATGACAGAGAAACCTGAAACTTTCAAG AGAAGTATCAGTACCAAAAAACCTTCATCTTTGCCACCAGAAAGCATCGAGAAGTTGACGGGCACAGCCTCAAAACAGAATAACTGTGCTTCCAAG AAGCAGAATAGTGTCAGTACCAAAAAAGCTTCATCTTTGCCATCAGAAAGCATCAGGAATTTGGTGAACACATTCTCGAAACAGAATAATTGCGCTTCAACTCCACATCTCAAACCTGAGAACAACACTGATGCCTCTTGTTCTAAACTTGCTAAGAAAAATGCATCCAACTTCAAAAGTTCTACATCAGTTACTATTGAGAATGTACCTTCTCTTCTCCATCTTCGCCGGTTGAAAGAGGCAGTGTCAACTTATGGGAAGATCTCAAATGCTTCCATGAGGGCTGTTCCAAATGGACTCGACTGTTGTGATATTGAATTTGAG agtGTGGAATCAAGGAATAGAGCAGTGTCAGTTGGTAGGATTACATTGGAGAACTTCAACCTTCCAATTCTTCCTCTACATGTCCTACATATTGTTTCATTAAGAATTAGTAACGTTAGCTCAGAAACTGATGATTCTTTGATTCGCTCGTTGTGCATGTCATGTGGTCCTTTGGAGGGGATGGTGAGGGATAAAGATATCGTGGATGCCTCATTTAGCATAAGGGGCAAATCAGACACAGAGAAGATACAAAAAAG GTTGAACCAAACAATTGTGGATGCCTGCAAATGGTCAGCTTGTTTGCAAACTGTAATGCCCACTGCTGTGGTCACAAACAACGACAACAATGCTGAACTGCACTTGGGGTTGGAGGTTAGCGGTAAAATACACGAGTTGAAGAGTCAAATTTCACTGACACAAGTGCTTGCAGAAGACCTTGAGTATCTGTATCATGCGCTACTGCACCTTCAAAGTCATCCGAGCACCGGCAATAAACACTAA
- the LOC7460442 gene encoding uncharacterized protein LOC7460442 isoform X10 has translation MMKSRFRATLLPLFTGEYGLNPLTKSSTLLDRCFAARPFASFQLERIESLTRSTHSCAGEEDDFSELGLPVEQSVGTFPMLMTEKPETFKRSISTKKPSSLPPESIEKLTGTASKQNNCASKQNSVSTKKASSLPSESIRNLVNTFSKQNNCASTPHLKPENNTDASCSKLAKKNASNFKSSTSVTIENVPSLLHLRRLKEAVSTYGKISNASMRAVPNGLDCCDIEFESVESRNRAVSVGRITLENFNLPILPLHVLHIVSLRISNVSSETDDSLIRSLCMSCGPLEGMVRDKDIVDASFSIRGKSDTEKIQKRLNQTIVDACKWSACLQTVMPTAVVTNNDNNAELHLGLEVSGKIHELKSQISLTQVLAEDLEYLYHALLHLQSHPSTGNKH, from the exons ATGATGAAGAGTAGATTCCGAGCTACTCTACTCCCTTTATTCACTG GTGAATACGGCTTAAATCCTCTAACAAAAAGCTCCACTTTGCTTGACAG ATGTTTTGCTGCTCGACCATTCGCCAGTTTTCAGTTAGAGAGGATTGAAAGTCTGACTAGGTCTACACACAGCTGTGCTGGTGAAGAAGATGATTTCTCAGAGTTGGGCCTGCCTGTGGAACAAAGTGTTGGTACATTTCCCATGTTGATGACAGAGAAACCTGAAACTTTCAAG AGAAGTATCAGTACCAAAAAACCTTCATCTTTGCCACCAGAAAGCATCGAGAAGTTGACGGGCACAGCCTCAAAACAGAATAACTGTGCTTCCAAG CAGAATAGTGTCAGTACCAAAAAAGCTTCATCTTTGCCATCAGAAAGCATCAGGAATTTGGTGAACACATTCTCGAAACAGAATAATTGCGCTTCAACTCCACATCTCAAACCTGAGAACAACACTGATGCCTCTTGTTCTAAACTTGCTAAGAAAAATGCATCCAACTTCAAAAGTTCTACATCAGTTACTATTGAGAATGTACCTTCTCTTCTCCATCTTCGCCGGTTGAAAGAGGCAGTGTCAACTTATGGGAAGATCTCAAATGCTTCCATGAGGGCTGTTCCAAATGGACTCGACTGTTGTGATATTGAATTTGAG agtGTGGAATCAAGGAATAGAGCAGTGTCAGTTGGTAGGATTACATTGGAGAACTTCAACCTTCCAATTCTTCCTCTACATGTCCTACATATTGTTTCATTAAGAATTAGTAACGTTAGCTCAGAAACTGATGATTCTTTGATTCGCTCGTTGTGCATGTCATGTGGTCCTTTGGAGGGGATGGTGAGGGATAAAGATATCGTGGATGCCTCATTTAGCATAAGGGGCAAATCAGACACAGAGAAGATACAAAAAAG GTTGAACCAAACAATTGTGGATGCCTGCAAATGGTCAGCTTGTTTGCAAACTGTAATGCCCACTGCTGTGGTCACAAACAACGACAACAATGCTGAACTGCACTTGGGGTTGGAGGTTAGCGGTAAAATACACGAGTTGAAGAGTCAAATTTCACTGACACAAGTGCTTGCAGAAGACCTTGAGTATCTGTATCATGCGCTACTGCACCTTCAAAGTCATCCGAGCACCGGCAATAAACACTAA